A window of Aurantibacillus circumpalustris genomic DNA:
GCCAATGTGATAGTGACGGAGTTAATTTTATATTTTAAAAAGTGAAGAGAGTTTGCCTTATTATTTCTTTTTTGAATTTCCTTTTGGATACCTTTCAATTAAAAAATTTGTTTTAATCGAATCCATTTGTTTAAAAAAATCTCGAAAAATATTCTGGTTTAAGTCAAATCTTTTTTCAAAATAGTCATCATTAAAAAAATCGTATTGAAAAAGTGAATCCTCTAAAAAAACACGATCTTTTTCGCGGTTTAATAAACTTGATGAATTTAATTGAAAAAAGTTTTTGAATTGCGCATAAATGCTGTCGTTATCCACCCTCATTCCCTTTGGGCCACTTTTGTAAACATAGCTGTAGGTGGAATCGTACTTGATTATATTTCCGTTTTTGTCGAATTGCTTGTTTACTTTTACATTAATATCGGGGTGATTTAAAGAATCACCAAGTAAGTTAGTTTGTTCTTGCTTTACATTTTCATTGGAATTTGGTTGAGCACTGCATGAGTTTAAATGCGCGCATATCAACATGATGCTCAAAAATTTGTTAAGCCTATTGTTAGTTATTATATCCGAATAGTTAAACCATTTTAAGAAACACATTTTTTTCCTCCTCTCTGTTTTCGTTATATGTAATTCAGTTATTTCATCAAATGTGAGATTATAATCGTATGTTAATCTGACTATATTCAAAACGCTCCTAACAGAAATAGAAAAGGGCAGTAAATATTTCTGCCCTTTTTTTTTTTACTCCACAGCAATCTCTCTCAAAAGTTTCGGCTTGGAAACCTCTTTCTTTGGCACCACTACGTGAAGTATTCCGTCGGTATAATTTGCACTTATGTTATTTTCATTGACGGAATTTTCGGGCAAATGAAACTCCCGTGTAAAGGATTGGTAGCTAAATTCGCGCCTCGAGTATCTGCCATCTTCACTGTCTTCTTCCTTTTTATTTTCACTTTCTGCAGATATATAAAGTTTGTTGTTTTCTATAGCAATTTTGAAATCTTTTTTATTTAAACCGGGGATTGCCATTTCCAATTCGAATGCCGAATTTGTTTCTTTAACATTAACAGCAGGTGTTGTCACTGACCTCAATGCTGACAGTGAGGGTAAATTGAAAAAATCTTTTGTAATAAAATCATCAAATAATGATGGGAATTCTGGAAATAATCCACTTTTTGCATTACTGTTTAATTTGATTAATGAGTTCATTTTTTCCTCCTTTTTTTTATTTAATTAGTTTGTTTTAAAAATTAAATCGCGATCTATCATCTAATAAACAAGCACTGTGCCAGTTATTTGAAACTGAAAAATTGACAAAGAAATTGTTAATAGCCGTTAAAAATGACTGAAAAAAATGAAGTTAAAATGACAAATTTTCATTTGGATAATCTCATTTAAAGAGAAGCCACGAAATGAATTCAAGGCAAATCTTAATAAGTGGATGCAATAAGGCCATAAGGTTAACATGTATTATTGAAAACGCGCAATTATTAAAAAGAAAGCGTCGAAAGATACTAACGTTAGTTAATTCTAATAAAAAGAAGAAGAAATAAATAGGATGTTTTATTCTGTCACTGTAATTGAAATGGTTTTACTCCATTCCTTTCCGTACGATTGATGCGCACCATTTGCAAACTGCATCGTAAGCGTATGTAAGCCAGGACTTAATTTAAGAGTATCTGAAGTTTGACCTTTTCCGTAATGAATATGTGTTTCATCTTTACCTACCATAGTACCGGCTTCTTCAAAAGTTCCATCGATAATAATGTGATGATGCCCTTTTCCTTCATGAATATCTCCGGCCGCCTCAACTTCCATACCTTTTACCCCCATTTCAATAAAAAGAGGTGAGGTAACTTTATCACCATCCTTAATATTTACAAAATAAACACCTGACTCTTCGTTTGATTGAATAACCTCCTCTTGGTTGTTAGCTTCAGAATCAGTGTTAGCTTTGTTATTTGAAGGGTTGCATGCAGTCATACTTAAAATAACCGCAGATGTAATTACTAATTTAAGTCTCATGATTTCCAGTTTTAAATTATTAAGAAGAGCTAAATTAGGTTTTTGTTTTTTGGAATGAAAGGTTTTTGGGATAATATAACGTTACAAGCGACTATACTGGCCTAAAATAAAGGCCACCTTTGTATCAATATATAAGGACAGTAATTGCACGTAAAAGAGTAGTTTCCGAGCAACGGTGAAAATGAATTTTATTTACTCGGTTTCTTTTTGAGTAGAGCGTTTGCATCCTTAAGAAACTTCACTTGCTCTTTGCCAACCTCTGAACCTTGAGGGTAACCAAGTGAACCAAGACTTTCGAGGGTAAATGGATCTGAATCTTTATTTTTATTCATGAAAAATAACCAAATTGTAGGATACCCCTGCACCTGAAAGGTTTGCTGAAGACTGTTGTTTTGTTGTGCTAATTCAGGGCTCAAACTTTTGCGTTTCGGAAAATCAAGTTCCAAAAGCACAACGTTTTTTTTCGCCCAATCAA
This region includes:
- a CDS encoding Hsp20/alpha crystallin family protein, which translates into the protein MNSLIKLNSNAKSGLFPEFPSLFDDFITKDFFNLPSLSALRSVTTPAVNVKETNSAFELEMAIPGLNKKDFKIAIENNKLYISAESENKKEEDSEDGRYSRREFSYQSFTREFHLPENSVNENNISANYTDGILHVVVPKKEVSKPKLLREIAVE
- a CDS encoding DUF4399 domain-containing protein, whose product is MRLKLVITSAVILSMTACNPSNNKANTDSEANNQEEVIQSNEESGVYFVNIKDGDKVTSPLFIEMGVKGMEVEAAGDIHEGKGHHHIIIDGTFEEAGTMVGKDETHIHYGKGQTSDTLKLSPGLHTLTMQFANGAHQSYGKEWSKTISITVTE
- a CDS encoding thioredoxin family protein; this translates as MKHLKLTFLFFALLASNLFYAQKDTLKKKDELVWYTDLMQANEVSKTTKKPIFAFFTGSDWCVWCWKLQSDVFSKPEFIDWAKKNVVLLELDFPKRKSLSPELAQQNNSLQQTFQVQGYPTIWLFFMNKNKDSDPFTLESLGSLGYPQGSEVGKEQVKFLKDANALLKKKPSK